The sequence below is a genomic window from Anopheles cruzii chromosome 3, idAnoCruzAS_RS32_06, whole genome shotgun sequence.
ACACTGGATTCTGCGTTGATTTATCATCGAATGCGACTAAACACTGCGTGTTTTAGCACATAAATCACTGTTGTAAAAATCCGCAACAAACGCCTGCGGGCTGTgtacggtttgtttgcattcatCTCCTGACATGATAATGGTgagtttgtgttttgattgatcCTCTGCACCGCGCGCACTGATAACACCCACATCGAGAACCCGATCGATGCTGGTAATGTGGCCAGCCTGGGCCCCGCTGTGAGCCGTAGGCCGTATAAAAATCGATGCACTTTGCCGCACACCATTCACGAGCGTAACGCAGTTTGAAGCGGAAGCAATCGGAGCCTTTTTGGTGAGTGGACAGTAACTTGCCCATAGGTTGACACTGTGACATTGAGGGCCattttcggtcggtttcgttttcggcagAAAGCAAACAATGAAATTGCTGTGGTACATCGTGTTCCTGGTGTCCTTGCTGATCGGCGCGTACGGACAGGACTCGTGTCCGCTAGGGTTTCAGCCGAAAGACGGTCACTGTGTCACCCAGCGTCCAGTGCACGGAACGTGTCCCAACGGCTCAAAGTACGACGCCAACCAGAACCTTTGTGTAGCCAACTAGCGGCGCGGAACTGGCGGAAGAAGCGCGACTCACCCAACTCAAACGGCCCTCGGCTCTGTCGACACATGCAGGATGGTGATTAAATAAAGTTGTACGAAAAACTCTAAACAACTCGCACACCGCGGGCTGGTTTCGTAGTGCAGATTCGAAAATATCCCAGTTTCCAGAGATGGTCACAAACTTTCGCTCGCGGAGTGCGGATCCGATTGGCGATACTGTGGCGCCTCACGGGCGCTGCTTAATAGCTGGCCAACTTCATCAATCCCGCTACCTGGGGACCGCGTGCCAGGAGATGATCTACCGGGACTCCCGGAGGGATGATGGACTCCCCTGGTGACCACCATCAACGCAGGGGGCCACCGTTGGGGGCTGAGAAAGTTTAATACAACATTAACTAGAATTCCGCGGTCCCACCTACGGGCGGTGGCAACTAAATTGGGACGGTTATAGAATTTGATGCAAGTTGGTGGTTAGTTTTATGCAGGCAGCATACTTGGTATAGCCCCTCGTTTCGCGTATTCGATGGTCAGGGATGACAATGTGTGGCTTGGGCACCGGTTTGCCAAACTTCCTTATCGCCACAGAGCTGCATAAATTGCCCGACTGTAATGCAGCTGTTCCCTACACTGGAATTGTTAGTTGTAATTTATGGTCATATGCTTATAAGGTTTTACCACGATTTTCTTGGAAAATTGATTATCCGGCACGCAGTGGTGTAACGTTAAATTTTGACTTTATTTCTAGTTGTGCACACACAAATTGAGCTTAGCATTGTAGGTCGATCCCTTCGGGCAGTCTCCGTGGACCGGGCGTTGCGTGACGCACTTGTTGTGCTCCGATTTGAATCCCTTCGGACAGGCTGCATCTCCGGCAATCATGCCAACGAGGGCTAGCAAGAACGTGACGAACCACAGAAATTTCATTTCTGAAAGAAATACATGCGCACAATAGAAACCTGTTTAGCACTCGCTGATACTAGGTTCACCTCGGAAAACTCACTCGAATGGGGTTTACTGTCAACAACGACGCGTGTTCGTGTGTCCAAATTTCAACTATATCGCTCCCAGACTCGCCAATGCTTTTATAGGCTTCCGCGGCAGTCTCATTTTCGGCAAAACATAGACGGCAAACGATTATCAGTTTGTTGTGGGTTTGGAGGTTCAGATTTTTCTGGTCCGATCGGCTATTTCGGCTGCCGACCGATAAGCATGGTTAAGGTCACGTCTGATAGTACTTCGAAAGCGGGGCACAgtttcaaaataattgcatCACCGATAATCCCCGAAGGGGTTCACACTTTTTACTTTCTCTCTAACGGAACCGGGTTTATTTCGTAATTTCGGGATCATTTAAAAGCGATAAATAAGTTATTGAAATTACAATTTTATATCACGAAACGTTTCGCGGATTAAAATTCTTTGTCCAGCCGTCGAGAACGCGCCAAAAAGATGCATGAGAGTTCATTCAACGTTCATCGTTCGGTGGTTCACCcaattccagagagttcattcACTTCAACGGACGAATTTCAAATAGGACAGCGCCCTCTGCAGTGTGATAGCATAAGCTCAATAAAAAATCACCGTGATCACCGTTGAAACACGCACGTTCCCACAGGGCGCCGGAGAGCTGTCAGCTGTCTGTCAACAGTGCGGGatgtattttttgtgttttcctcGAGAGGCAATCGAAAAGTGGCATCGAGGGTCGGCTGAAGAAACCTGTGTCGGCACCGTCGGAGCGAAAATGCTGGCTTCCCGTGCACTGCTGGTCGGAAGACTGTTGCACCGTGGCCTCGGGCGGAAGGCAACAACGGGCGTGCTGCGTAACCAGCTCGTTCGCCATGGGCACGAGTGAGTTCCCCGGAGAAGGCAGATTTTCCATTCCGCTTCATTATgtaattgtgtttttgtttcttgcaCCGGTCCTCGCGGCACGGATTCCATGGTTCCGGCGGCACCCAATGGCAGCTGGTCATATCGAGTGAACGGACCGAAGCCGGAAATGGCAACACGCATCGGAGCACAGATTGCCGGAGGTCTCATGTGGTGGTGGGTGTTGTGGCATCTGTTCCACGAATACGAACACATTACGGTAAGCATCGCCACGGAACGTAATCTCCACGCAAAATGGTTAACTGTGTTTGGGCCTTACTTCCAGGGTGAATTTGAATATCCCGACCCTTCACAATGGAGCAACGCCGAGCTGGGCATTCCCTCCGAGTTGGACGAATTGGAGTAAGCTCACTGCCAGCTGCCTAATCTTGTTGCTAAACCATGTGCTTTCGAACGTCCGGGAGAGCTGTTTCGGTGGAATTCTGTTGTAAATAAACAGTGGCGAGCGTAGCAAATGTTTACAGTTGTTTGTTCTGTGTTTAACGTGCCGTCGTTGACGAATCGTCCTGGTGTTTAGTGTTAGAATCTACAACTAAAGGGCATTTACTGTTCTGATGCCCTGGCGCACTACACAAATTCGGTTACGTTCAGGAATAATCGATTTTCAGCAATGTACTTCAAGCCATAGGTCAACTTTATGAGGACTACAGAAAAGAGAAATAGTCTGATTGCAAATACTTTTACGCTTTGTACAAGTTTCATTAGTTTCATTCATACATGCTTAAGGTTTGAAAAGATAAGtttaaaacagaaaatacTGGGTTTCAACAAAGTCACACAAAGTTCAAATAACAAACTTATTCGGACAAATTAAGGAGATTTGAAAATGCTAGAGAAATCATCGGTGAGGAAAATGGATGAGATTCCAGCTTGCACAAACTTCGGGAGTCAAGCTTTGCAGAAAGTTTATGTCGAAAGCTTACAATTTTCCCGCATACAATAGGTGCTTTCGGGAAAACGCGGCACGAGAAAATTCTTCGTTGAAAAAGCTTGGCTTCAATTTGACTACGTATTCACATGGTAACAGGTAAGTTGAGTTTCTGTATTTAGGTGGCTTcctttgtttcaattttcacattAATGTTATTCGGAAAATGAACTATTATTTTACCCCTTCTTACAATAACAACCGAACGTAGCGTAGGAACTGATTTTGGTGGTTGGTCAAATTGCGACACCATTAACGGCCATTACTTGCATCTCTTTTTCTCAAATTGTATCAAAAATCCTCGCACCCTTTCGGTCTGTTAAGGCAAAGCGTTAACAAATTACTCATAATGGGCCATGGCCGTCAGAACGCAACCCCGCAACGGCACGGATGGCAGTCGGATGGAAAATCTAATCCCATAAATCTAAATCCGCATGTAATAGCATTACGTTCTCCGTGCGGGCAGAACTTCACCCTCACGCCATCAAGGGATCTACGAGAAAAAAACGCCATCGTCCTGTGGCCTCGCCCATTGTCGCCATAATCATCGACATATCATCATAAAACCGGGCATCATCCGGTGGCGCGTCAGCTTCGGTGTCATGTGTGAAGAATGTTGATAACTAGCAACCGAaaccgcccggtgcccggtgaccTTGTCCAGTGTCCTCAAATATCCATTAGAAAACAGCCACCCAAAATGGACAGGTCAAAGGCCACTTTGTACGCATCAATCTACGTCCCTTCGCGCGGCGGACGGAACCCATCTTGGTGTGATGTGATGTAAAGATATGAAGGCGTCCGCTGTCAGCCAAGAAGacatggcggcggcgcacatcTCGCGGGCACGGACGGTCTCATTTCCTCGGACGCGGGACATTCGATATCCGTCGGTGAGCCCTAAGATGAGGAGGGCAGGAAAATATTAGCTTTGATCCTTGAGGCGCCCTAACCTTCGAACGGCAGAAGAtctaattgaataaattactcGATTATTGATGGTTCCCAGTGGCTTTTCCCCCGGATGTCGTCCCGAAGGATGGATAGTGCCCATCCGCCACCACGTCTCAGGGTGGTCGCACGAATAAGTGACCGTTCCCTTTCTATAATTCATGCTAGCTTCCTCTCTTTTAGAAATGGCCACTTCTGGTCACCCCCATGGCGCAATGTTGCATTTTCAttgcaatgtttttcttcggatTTCTGCCGCCTTGATTGACTATTTTATTGAtagattttcatttttcgatttctctcgatcgaaaagaaaaatgaagaacGTGCTTCCTGCCTATGTTTTATGCATGATGCGTCGAGGTCGGACTGACAACAATACGGtagccacaaacacacacacacgagtgaAGTTCATAAAGTATTTACTGTCTTCGTTAGGGGGAAGCGACCCCTACCGATTCGCGGCCATTATCGGTCATCTCCCACAGGAATCGACCTTTCCCGCTGGTGGCTTTCGCCCAGTCAGCACTCTAAACTGTGAAATGCATGACCTGGGCCCTTTTCCCATATTACACCGAATAAATTATCCGACCGCGAGGAAAAGTGCAGTGCTTGCCAAAGCGAACCGACCTATCCGAGGGCACTCATTGGGCAGCGGCTGGGCCACTCCGATCGGGACGCCGGCCGGGGAAAAGTAATGTGATGAGATAAATTAGATTTGCGCTTCggagtaaattaaaatgttcaaTTAATAGCACCGTCGTCCCGGTGTTCGGATTTTTCGCTACCGTTTTCCGTAAGAGATGCTGCTGCGCCGTGACGGTGGAGCAGGTGACCGCTAACCACATGTAAAaaaccgaagaaccgaacTACACAGGAGGATTCGATGCGAGAAGCATCGTTCGCCAAACTGCCCGGCTGCTAAGTAGTTCTTAATTTGTTCCGATCGAAATCAACGGGATCAGCAGTAAAGCTTCATGAAGGTGCGGTTGACCCGTGATGgtgaaaccggaaccggaacgcgaGGAGTGCCCGTGCAGTGGCGGAATGACGATTTCGGTGAAAGTTGTCCAATTTAATTTTGCTTCCGATGCATCTCCGGGTGGTCAGCCAGTGGGCCCGGGCGGGACATTCTGCGCGGTGTACACTTTTCAATAACTCAGCGAATCGCTCGAGCTCTCAGGAAGGCTCAGGGCGCCTTCCGGGGGCGGAAGTTGGTGCCCGGACGGCAATGTAATTGGGTCAAATGGGTGGGTCGATGAAAATCCTTTCCAATCCATGTTCCGACCACCCGGCGATCTGATTCCGGTGGTTGGCTTACGAAAACATTGCCTTTACATGGAGCTGCCATTTTAAGGACATCGATATAGCTACTTGGGACTGCTGTTTGCCCACTCGTGCCCGGTGGCGGGTTCTGTTCCGTGATGCACCCGTGTTTAATGATTCCGCTCCAACGATCATTTCACATCaaggtttaattttttaattggGTTCAGTAATTTTCCGCAATATTGTACTTCTGAAGCGTTTTCGGTATAgtttttttaatcatttatCTACAACTGATTCGAGACTTCCCCTTGATGATCGATTGAACCGCCGTCCTAAGGTTTCATGGTTGGGATCATGGGTTGTTTATCTTCAATCAATAAAATGTCAATCCCGAACGACTGGTCTTTAAGTCGGTGCCCACCAAAATGTAGTAGAACCTCTAAAAAGGTCAACATTTGCCACCCGAAAGTCTCGACAGGGGGATTGAAGTTTGGCCAATTCCGTGCAGAAAACGCTAAATGAAGTCTTTAGAGCTCTCGTCTCGGTTGACGACTGGGTTCGggttcgccaccaccggctcGGTCGGGCTGCCGTCTTAAAGTTTGTCCTTCACTGGCCAGGCCGACAGCCGCCCATTGGTTTGCCAACTTAATGTTGGCGCAAGTGTAAAATCGATCCCCACCATGCCCGCTGTTGCGGAGCTCGGTGTGTGTCCAGACAGACCAAAGTTCCGAGCGGGTATCGAATAAAATTTATGCAGTTCTGATGAATTTATAGCGCTGCCAGCCGCCCCGGCGCCTGGCCTCTGGATTCCTCCCCCGAAGGGATTAAGGCCACCCCGGATTGAGCAACAATCCGTAATGAGAAGTAATGCGCTCCGGCGAGGACTGAACCGAAATCGTTTGGCTTCTGTTAAAGCGGATAAACACTCCATCCGGTCGGGGGCCGGGGTCCGGGCCGGCACTGGTCGCCCCGGTGTCCCCTTAGGAAATAGGATTTATTTGTTGCTGCCTTTTTACGAACGACGCCCGCTATTGGAGGGGTGGTCCTGACACTCGCCCTTTGCCAGCCAGCGGTGAGGTGAGATTTCCGATTTAGTGGCAACATTTGGACCGGCGCGATAACGGCGGGCGCGTTTTAATCCTTGGAAGAAGCCGGGCCAAGAAATGGTGGTTGCTTGCTTATTTGCGGCGGGGAACGCCGGAATGCACTCCCGCCACTAATAAGCCGCTGTGCGCTTTGGAGGCAGAATAATGGAGTCCCGCTTAGTCCCGGCTCAGTGACGGCGGAGAATGCGGCGTCCGGATTGGAAATACGCTCGGCTCTGGCTATGGTCGTGACGCGATGGTCCTGCACCGGCCAAAGCcgtgccagcgccaaatcCCAATTGCTGCGTATCACGGAAAATCACACCCGTTTCGGTCACAATGGAGCGCGAACGGGGACCAAGGGTGTTTCCTCGACGAAGTGCTCTGAACTCTTTTCAAATAATCGCTAAAGATGGATCCGGGATTCAGGTGGTCCGGGGTTGAATCGGAAACAAATTGCAAgcaaaagtaaatatttttcgCAGATTTTGGCAAAGTTTTTTCGATTATTTCAACAATTGTCTACAATGAATAACTTATCAACTTAAACCGAAAGTGtctatttatttatgatttaaGTGATCAGTTCTTTAGGATTCAAAATAGGATGGAAAAGGAATGTTCTCACGTAGGTATTTACTATATTGAAATATAATTTCAACAATTAAGTAATTGTTATTGTAACAGTGCAAGAATTTAGAACTGTTTAGAACTACAATATatcaacaattaaaaaaataaggTCAAGTATATCTctaaaataatcaaatcatGTATATCTCTAAAATAGCAAAAAGAGCAAAATAGTTTCTAGGACGTTTTAGTATTCCATCTGAACGCTCTAAAGCACCAAAACAAATAGTGTACGAGTATATTAATcgaattttatgctttctgcAAAACTGATTTTCTGCCACGAAACAATGATTTATTTACGATGgaattcgttcgtttgctgttACGGTTATTCATGTGTTTGCGCACATTTCTTCGCTTAAAGCGTTACCGGGAAAAACACGGTTGTCCgcgactcacacacacagacacacgcgcaccaataaaatgaaattactCGTACATGAAGGCGAGAAAACAGCGAAACCTTTTTAGCAATACGAATTCGAGCCGAGAACGAGTAAACAGTGTCGATCGTAAACCAACAAGCGCCCCGAAAAGGAAattcggtggaaaacaaaacccaccgaTAGCGCCGGCGACGATCCGATACGGGGGCGCAGGATCAATATATGTGCTTGATTTTTGTCCTTCTTCCGGTCCACCTTCGCGCGGAGCGTGGGACTGTGTTTGCAAAATTAAAGAGGATATTTGAGGGAAATCGACTTTCGACCACCCGCTGGGGGTTgcggctggcaggctggcggGAACTTCCTATTGAACCATCACTCACCCctacacacacgggcacggcaATTGACAAGTGCGCCTCCCCGcgtgtaccgtgtgtgtgtgtgtgtgtgtggaaaacttttctacTTCCGGGTCCAGGGAGAAAGTAAAACGTCGCCAAAAAGCGCCCCTGCCATTTGCATTTACGGCGGCCACGAATTTTCACCGGCTTTTCTTCACCGGTTGCCTTTAGGGGTCGCACAGTCGGTACAGTATCTTCGATTTGATCGAGAATTTCGATTGACTTTTATCCATCGATTTTCTCTCCACGAGGTTCTTTGCTGCCAAGGGGCCTCGGTACTACGTCGAGTGGTCCGGCAGCCCGCGGGGAACGGGCGCGGGTACCACTTATCCTCCAGGACAATTTCCAAGAGTGCTTCCAGACACACAGGCCCCCTCCTCACACGCACATGTTTGCGAGTGGCGGATGTCGCCCGCGGAGCGGGAGGACGTAGGACCACATCAATAAGCCACTCGTCACCGAATCGATTCCGAAACGACGGCACAGGATGTGGATCCGCGCGCACGTCCGTCCGGGGGGCCCGAAGCACGCGGCGTTGGcggtgtttcgtttttccaaAGGTTTTCCCACCCCTGAGGCGGCGGTG
It includes:
- the LOC128274011 gene encoding uncharacterized protein LOC128274011, which encodes MKFLWFVTFLLALVGMIAGDAACPKGFKSEHNKCVTQRPVHGDCPKGSTYNAKLNLCVHN
- the LOC128273201 gene encoding NADH dehydrogenase [ubiquinone] 1 beta subcomplex subunit 2, mitochondrial-like; the encoded protein is MLASRALLVGRLLHRGLGRKATTGVLRNQLVRHGHDWSYRVNGPKPEMATRIGAQIAGGLMWWWVLWHLFHEYEHITGEFEYPDPSQWSNAELGIPSELDELE